In a genomic window of Helianthus annuus cultivar XRQ/B chromosome 10, HanXRQr2.0-SUNRISE, whole genome shotgun sequence:
- the LOC110882182 gene encoding protein FAR1-RELATED SEQUENCE 5-like, whose amino-acid sequence MEAYRPVLGTVFAKEEDAASMYQSYAEKAVFDIRLSTSKKSTDGTVTLRYIVCSRSGKPNCQNVDSMVLNSSSKLPRSTNYKVSDCKTKIMAKVFKGYPGLRLYEYVKSHNHPYNMIFVPFTGVDHHKNCVTFAATLLYDETIESFTWMLEQFLEAHGKQPRLVLTDQDPAMKQAIAKVFNEFVHRLCMWHIMDKLPQNIDGDVLQNSNLRVRIHKLVWNVFVIPATFEKRWELSMNDCNLQHHKWLCDMFSIRDQWVPCYFRDILMFCLMKTSRCESSNALFKVYSSASNTLVQFMLCFDMAIDGQRYRQRVFEHKTDSTSPVLSTLLHIEAHATLVYTRSIFNEVQKEISKALLSCMSGRPDFVDGYEHYTGSPFEKGTVIGDYTVKINLSDNSVTCSCMSFTRIGYPCRHVFSAYRFQGINKIPDKYIALRWKKDALPKKVFNIEFRYGVDNSKSFKLRSEALNLA is encoded by the exons ATGGAAGCGTATAGACCTGTTTTGGGTACGGTATTTGCTAAAGAGGAAGATGCAGCTTCCATGTATCAGTCATATGCTGAGAAAGCTGTATTTGATATTAGGTTGTCGACAAGTAAGAAATCAACAGATGGCACTGTTACACTTAGGTATATTGTTTGTAGTAGATCAGGAAAGCCCAATTGCCAAAATGTTGATTCAATGGTTTTGAATTCATCTTCTAAGTTGCCTCGTAGCACTAATTACAAGGTTTCAGACTGTAAAACTAAAATAATGGCTAAAGTTTTCAAGGGTTATCCTGGTTTACGGTTATATGAATATGTTAAGTCTCATAATCACCC GTATAATATGATTTTTGTTCCTTTTACGGGGGTTGATCACCATAAGAATTGCGTAACATTTGCGGCTACTCTTCTTTATGATGAAACTATTGAATCATTCACATGGATGTTGGAACAATTTCTTGAAGCACATG GTAAACAACCGAGGCTAGTGTTAACCGACCAAGACCCGGCAATGAAGCAAGCCATAGCTAAAGTTTTCAATGAATTTGTCCATCGTTTATGTATGTGGCATATTATGGATAAACTTCCTCAAAat ATTGATGGTGATGTGTTACAGAATAGCAACTTGAGGGTACGTATACATAAGTTGGTCTGGAATGTTTTTGTCATTCCTGCCACGTTTGAGAAGCGATGGGAGTTATCGATGAATGATTGCAACTTGCAGCATCACAAGTGGTTGTGTGATATGTTTTCTATTAGAGATCAGTGGGTCCCATGTTATTTTAGGGACATACTGATGTTTTGTTTAATGAAAACGTCTAGATGCGAAAGTTCAAACGCACTTTTTAAGGTATACTCTAGCGCATCGAATACTTTGGTTCAGTTTATGTTGTGTTTTGACATGGCAATTGATGGTCAACGCTATCGGCAACGGGTTTTTGAGCATAAAACCGATTCAACATCTCCCGTCTTATCCACTCTGTTACATATAGAAGCACATGCAACACTTGTATACACCAGAAGCATTTTTAATGAGGTCCAAAAGGAGATATCTAAAGCCTTATTATCATGTATGAGTGGTAGACCTGATTTTGTTGATGGTTATGAACATTATACAGGTTCTCCCTTTGAAAAAGGGACCGTTATTGGTGATTACACG GTTAAGATCAATCTGAGTGATAATTCAGTTACATGCTCATGTATGTCATTTACACGCATTGGATATCCATGTCGTCATGTTTTTTCTGCATACCGATTTCAAGGCATAAACAAAATTCCTGACAAGTATATAGCACTAAGGTGGAAAAAAGATGCGTTGCCTAAGAAAGTGTTCAACATTGAATTCCGTTATGGTGTTGACAACTCAAAAAGCTTTAAGCTTAGGTCAGAGGCGCTGAATTTAGCTTAG